One part of the Lapillicoccus jejuensis genome encodes these proteins:
- a CDS encoding cytochrome P450, with protein sequence MALPTAAAQAVRAPVAPVQRRLRWVLQHGVLRYGLARGTRAGNVAARVMYDPAVVADPYAAYEHLRGQARLVSNGLVRSAHDHDLVAAVLRSPDVVTIGGFRPPPLLRGLTRLAGRGPAGPVEKPSLLAVDGLDHARMRKIVIRSFSAKAVARLRTRTEAIAADLLDGLEAAGARGGADLVRDYAGLLPATVIAEMLGAPTDMRAQFLHWGAGAAFSLDPGMVYPDFRRSEKDIAEFERWMRGHVERVRRDPVPGTILADLVAASDEQGALDDTELVGVAMLLLAAGFETTVNLIGNAVVLLLADPDQLALLREHPEHWENAVDEALRLESPVQRTARAVVRDTEVAGEQLRAGQLVGLVLAAANRDPRVFEDPARFDVTRANAAAHLAFSGGPHYCLGAGLARMEAEVALRALLDRFPDLALDGPPRRRRTRVLRGYDAMPVRLRG encoded by the coding sequence ATGGCCCTCCCGACCGCCGCCGCCCAGGCCGTCCGCGCCCCCGTCGCGCCCGTGCAGCGCCGCCTGCGCTGGGTCCTCCAGCACGGGGTGCTGCGCTACGGGCTGGCCCGCGGCACCCGCGCCGGCAACGTCGCCGCCCGCGTCATGTACGACCCGGCCGTCGTCGCGGACCCGTACGCCGCCTACGAGCACCTGCGCGGGCAGGCGCGGCTGGTGAGCAACGGCCTCGTCCGCAGCGCGCACGACCACGACCTCGTCGCCGCCGTGCTGCGCAGCCCCGACGTCGTGACGATCGGCGGCTTCCGGCCCCCGCCGCTGCTGCGCGGCCTGACCCGGCTGGCCGGCCGCGGCCCGGCCGGGCCGGTGGAGAAGCCGTCGCTGCTCGCCGTCGACGGCCTCGACCACGCCCGGATGCGCAAGATCGTCATCCGCTCGTTCTCCGCCAAGGCGGTCGCGCGGCTGCGGACCCGCACCGAGGCGATCGCCGCGGACCTGCTCGACGGGCTGGAGGCCGCCGGCGCCCGCGGGGGCGCCGACCTCGTGCGCGACTACGCCGGCCTGCTCCCGGCGACGGTCATCGCCGAGATGCTCGGCGCGCCCACCGACATGCGCGCCCAGTTCCTGCACTGGGGCGCCGGCGCCGCCTTCTCGCTCGACCCGGGCATGGTCTACCCCGACTTCCGCCGCTCCGAGAAGGACATCGCCGAGTTCGAGCGCTGGATGCGCGGCCACGTCGAGCGGGTGCGGCGCGACCCGGTCCCCGGCACGATCCTCGCCGACCTCGTCGCCGCGAGCGACGAGCAGGGTGCGCTCGACGACACCGAGCTCGTCGGGGTCGCCATGCTGCTGCTCGCCGCCGGCTTCGAGACGACGGTCAACCTCATCGGCAACGCGGTCGTCCTGCTCCTGGCCGACCCCGACCAGCTGGCCCTGCTGCGGGAGCACCCCGAGCACTGGGAGAACGCGGTCGACGAGGCGCTGCGTCTCGAGTCCCCCGTGCAGCGCACCGCCCGGGCCGTCGTCCGCGACACCGAGGTCGCCGGCGAGCAGCTGCGCGCGGGGCAGCTCGTGGGCCTCGTCCTCGCCGCGGCCAACCGCGACCCGCGGGTCTTCGAGGACCCGGCCCGCTTCGACGTCACCCGGGCCAACGCCGCCGCCCACCTCGCGTTCTCGGGCGGCCCGCACTACTGCCTCGGTGCGGGGCTGGCCCGGATGGAGGCCGAGGTGGCGCTCCGCGCGCTGCTCGACCGCTTCCCCGACCTCGCCCTCGACGGCCCGCCGCGGCGGCGCCGTACCCGCGTCCTGCGGGGGTACGACGCCATGCCGGTGCGGCTGCGCGGCTAG
- a CDS encoding MFS transporter yields the protein MTHRLPAAFRRFWLADAVSGVGTSVTLLALQALVVVDLGGDATAVGWLTASRWLPYLVLGLVVGALVDRVRRRRTVLVATDLAQGVLLLAVPLAWWLGRLTLPVVLVVVLLYGAVSLVNGAASMAFVPRLVPRGQLQRAHARVDGADAVAQNAGPALGGLLVQAVGAPLAVLVDVASYVVSAGLLARLRVDEGAGQGSGQGSGARYAVPHPVGHGIVPAGQGPADRRERPLPRLRREVVEGLRWVYADSGLRTLAIATHVWFVGAAAMAAVLAPYVLRDLALSPAQLGLAGSAAGFGALAGALGSTAVGRRLGTGGAVVAAHLVSTAGALTLVLAGVGTAGWPALAVLAASQALHGFGIGTSNSHEMAWRQALTPDGLQARTNTTMRSLNRAVLVVGAPLAGVAADRIGPRPVLLVAAAAFALSAALLAASPFRSARLDPGADAPSGPPGPAP from the coding sequence GTGACCCACCGGCTGCCCGCGGCGTTCCGGCGGTTCTGGCTGGCCGACGCCGTGTCGGGGGTCGGGACCTCGGTCACGCTGCTGGCGCTGCAGGCGCTCGTCGTCGTCGACCTCGGCGGCGACGCGACCGCCGTCGGGTGGCTGACCGCGTCGCGGTGGCTGCCGTACCTCGTCCTCGGGCTGGTCGTCGGCGCCCTCGTCGACCGCGTCCGCCGGCGGAGGACCGTGCTCGTCGCGACCGACCTGGCCCAGGGGGTGCTGCTGCTGGCGGTGCCGCTCGCGTGGTGGCTGGGGCGGCTCACGCTGCCGGTCGTGCTCGTCGTCGTCCTGCTCTACGGGGCGGTGTCGCTCGTCAACGGGGCGGCGTCGATGGCCTTCGTGCCCCGCCTCGTCCCGCGCGGGCAGCTGCAGCGGGCGCACGCGCGGGTCGACGGGGCGGACGCCGTCGCGCAGAACGCCGGCCCCGCCCTCGGCGGCCTGCTCGTCCAGGCCGTCGGGGCGCCGCTCGCCGTCCTCGTCGACGTGGCGTCGTACGTCGTCTCGGCCGGGCTGCTCGCCCGGCTGCGGGTCGACGAGGGGGCGGGACAGGGGTCGGGACAGGGGTCGGGAGCGCGCTATGCCGTGCCCCACCCGGTGGGGCACGGCATAGTCCCCGCAGGTCAGGGGCCCGCGGACCGGCGCGAACGGCCGCTCCCGCGCCTGCGGCGCGAGGTCGTCGAGGGCCTGCGGTGGGTCTACGCCGACAGCGGGCTGCGCACCCTCGCGATCGCCACCCACGTGTGGTTCGTCGGGGCGGCGGCGATGGCGGCGGTGCTCGCGCCGTACGTCCTGCGCGACCTCGCCCTCAGCCCCGCCCAGCTGGGGCTGGCCGGGTCGGCCGCCGGCTTCGGCGCTCTCGCCGGCGCCCTCGGCTCCACCGCGGTCGGCCGGCGGCTCGGCACCGGCGGCGCCGTCGTCGCCGCCCACCTCGTCTCGACGGCCGGCGCGCTGACCCTCGTCCTGGCCGGGGTCGGGACGGCGGGCTGGCCGGCGCTCGCGGTCCTCGCCGCGTCGCAGGCCCTGCACGGGTTCGGCATCGGCACGTCGAACAGCCACGAGATGGCCTGGCGCCAGGCCCTCACCCCCGACGGCCTGCAGGCCCGCACCAACACGACCATGCGCTCGCTCAACCGGGCCGTCCTCGTTGTCGGCGCGCCGCTGGCCGGCGTCGCCGCCGACCGGATCGGCCCGCGCCCCGTCCTGCTGGTCGCCGCGGCCGCCTTCGCCCTCTCGGCCGCCCTGCTCGCCGCCTCGCCGTTCCGCTCGGCCCGGCTCGACCCGGGCGCCGACGCCCCGTCCGGACCACCCGGCCCGGCCCCGTAG
- a CDS encoding Ku protein — protein sequence MPRAMWKGAVSFGLVNVPVKLYSATEDHDISFRQVHREDGGQIRYKRVCSIDGEEVAYDDIAKGYQTEDGQVVVITDEDLRELPNQSSKEIAVEKFVPSEQVDPLLLDRPYYLEPEKGAGKAYALLRDALEAADRMALVTVAIRSRKNMAVLRVRDGAIVLQTMLWPDEIRATDFMGSLDDVGHATEKELAMATMLVESLAGDWDPSEFADDYAQAVEAMVKAKLDGGEVTERPAAPETSGEVVDLLTALQRSVDRAKAGRGEPVADREEKPAKTTTAKKTTAAKKTAAKRTTAKKTAAKKAS from the coding sequence ATGCCTCGCGCGATGTGGAAGGGGGCCGTCTCCTTCGGCCTGGTCAACGTGCCGGTCAAGCTCTACTCGGCCACCGAGGACCACGACATCTCCTTCCGGCAGGTCCACCGCGAGGACGGTGGGCAGATCCGCTACAAGCGCGTCTGCTCGATCGACGGCGAGGAGGTCGCGTACGACGACATCGCCAAGGGCTACCAGACCGAGGACGGCCAGGTCGTCGTCATCACCGACGAGGACCTGCGCGAGCTGCCCAACCAGAGCAGCAAGGAGATCGCGGTCGAGAAGTTCGTCCCCAGCGAGCAGGTCGACCCGCTGCTGCTCGACCGTCCGTACTACCTCGAGCCGGAGAAGGGTGCCGGGAAGGCCTACGCGCTGCTGCGCGACGCGCTCGAGGCGGCCGACCGGATGGCCCTGGTCACCGTGGCGATCCGCAGCCGCAAGAACATGGCGGTCCTGCGCGTGCGCGACGGCGCGATCGTCCTGCAGACGATGCTGTGGCCCGACGAGATCCGTGCGACCGACTTCATGGGCAGCCTCGACGACGTCGGCCACGCCACCGAGAAGGAGCTGGCGATGGCGACGATGCTCGTCGAGTCGCTGGCCGGCGACTGGGACCCGAGCGAGTTCGCGGACGACTACGCGCAGGCCGTCGAGGCGATGGTCAAGGCCAAGCTCGACGGTGGCGAGGTGACCGAGCGCCCGGCCGCGCCGGAGACCTCGGGCGAGGTCGTCGACCTGCTCACCGCGCTGCAGCGCTCCGTCGACCGGGCCAAGGCCGGTCGCGGCGAGCCCGTCGCCGACCGCGAGGAGAAGCCGGCGAAGACGACGACGGCGAAGAAGACCACCGCGGCGAAGAAGACGGCGGCCAAGAGGACGACCGCCAAGAAGACCGCCGCCAAGAAGGCCAGCTAG
- a CDS encoding GNAT family N-acetyltransferase — protein MSEPTTVRELRPGDRERWAQLHRGYTDFYEVPTSDEARERVWGWLLAHEHGLVGLVAEQDGGVVGIAHVRPVVRMLHARVDGYLDDLFVDPEARGSGAATALLDAVRRLGAQRGWRAVRWLTSDTNARARAFYEREGASPTPFVTYDLPTAP, from the coding sequence GTGAGCGAGCCGACGACGGTGCGCGAGCTGCGACCCGGGGACCGCGAGCGCTGGGCCCAGCTGCACCGCGGCTACACCGACTTCTACGAGGTGCCCACGAGCGACGAGGCCCGCGAGCGGGTCTGGGGCTGGCTCCTGGCGCACGAGCACGGGCTGGTCGGCCTCGTCGCCGAGCAGGACGGCGGGGTCGTCGGGATCGCCCACGTCCGCCCCGTCGTGCGGATGCTGCACGCCCGGGTCGACGGCTACCTCGACGACCTCTTCGTCGACCCCGAGGCGCGGGGGAGCGGCGCCGCCACGGCCCTGCTCGACGCCGTACGCCGGCTCGGGGCCCAGCGCGGCTGGCGGGCCGTGCGCTGGCTGACCAGCGACACCAACGCGCGGGCGCGGGCGTTCTACGAGCGCGAAGGGGCGAGCCCCACCCCGTTCGTCACCTACGACCTGCCGACGGCGCCGTGA
- a CDS encoding GNAT family N-acetyltransferase, whose translation MSAPPATIAPLEPRHWPAVEAIWAAGIAGGHATFEPAPPTWGAFDAGRLPGQRWVALDGHDEVLGWVAASPTSTRPAYRGVVEHSVYVAPSAAGRGVGRLLLEALAASTEAAGIWTVQSAVFPENAASLALHARCGFRVVGRRERVALMPVGPLAGRWRDTVLVERRSRVVGV comes from the coding sequence GTGAGCGCCCCGCCCGCGACCATCGCACCCCTCGAGCCCCGGCACTGGCCGGCCGTCGAGGCGATCTGGGCGGCCGGGATCGCCGGCGGCCACGCCACCTTCGAGCCCGCCCCGCCGACCTGGGGGGCCTTCGACGCGGGTCGGCTCCCGGGCCAGCGCTGGGTCGCCCTCGACGGGCACGACGAGGTGCTCGGCTGGGTCGCGGCGTCCCCCACCTCGACCCGCCCCGCCTACCGCGGCGTCGTCGAGCACAGCGTGTACGTCGCCCCCTCCGCCGCCGGTCGCGGCGTCGGGCGGCTGCTGCTCGAGGCGCTCGCGGCCTCCACCGAGGCGGCCGGGATCTGGACGGTCCAGTCGGCGGTGTTCCCGGAGAACGCGGCCAGCCTGGCGCTGCACGCCCGGTGCGGCTTCCGGGTCGTCGGCCGCCGGGAGCGGGTCGCGCTCATGCCGGTCGGCCCGCTCGCCGGGCGCTGGCGCGACACCGTCCTCGTCGAGCGGCGCAGCCGGGTCGTCGGGGTCTGA
- the lysS gene encoding lysine--tRNA ligase → MSDVTTTDAPVEQASDLPEQLRVRREKRQRMLDAGTAPYPVDVARTHTLADVREQWAHLEPGEETQDVVTVAGRVVFVRVGGRLCFATLQEGVGTRLQVMLSLAEVGEESLADFKALVDLGDHLAVTGRVISSRRGELSVMATSWAMASKALRPLPVLHKDLSEESRVRQRYADLVVRQEARDMVRLRAGVNAAVRATLDEQGYVEVETPVLQLIHGGAAARPFRTHMNAFDQDMTLRIALELNLKKAVVGGVDRVYELGRIFRNEGADSTHSPEFTMLEAYQAYGDQTSIAALMRDLYLAVADRLGSRQVQTPAGTVDLDGEWRWLPVYDGLSQALGETVTIDTPLEDWRRHAAAHDVPLDPAWGAEKVALELLGELVEPTLLQPTFLCDYPASAQPLARPHRSAPGLIEAWDLIIGGVERGTGFSELVDPVVQREVLTAQSLLAAGGDPEAMQLDEDFLRALELGAPPMGGLGLGIDRMVMLFTGANIRETILFPLLKPLPGGGR, encoded by the coding sequence GTGAGCGACGTGACCACCACCGACGCCCCGGTCGAGCAGGCGAGCGACCTGCCCGAGCAGCTGCGGGTCCGGCGCGAGAAGCGGCAGCGGATGCTCGACGCCGGCACGGCGCCGTACCCCGTCGACGTCGCCCGCACCCACACCCTCGCCGACGTGCGCGAGCAGTGGGCCCACCTCGAGCCCGGCGAGGAGACCCAGGACGTCGTCACGGTCGCCGGCCGCGTCGTCTTCGTCCGCGTCGGCGGCAGGCTGTGCTTCGCCACGCTCCAGGAGGGCGTCGGCACCCGCCTGCAGGTCATGCTCAGCCTCGCCGAGGTGGGGGAGGAGTCGCTCGCCGACTTCAAGGCCCTCGTCGACCTCGGCGACCACCTCGCCGTCACCGGTCGGGTCATCTCCTCGCGCCGCGGCGAGCTGTCGGTCATGGCCACCTCGTGGGCGATGGCCAGCAAGGCGCTGCGCCCGCTGCCGGTCCTGCACAAGGACCTGTCCGAGGAGTCCCGCGTGCGGCAGCGGTACGCCGACCTCGTCGTGCGCCAGGAGGCCCGCGACATGGTCCGCCTGCGCGCCGGCGTCAACGCCGCCGTCCGTGCGACCCTCGACGAGCAGGGCTACGTCGAGGTCGAGACCCCCGTCCTGCAGCTCATCCACGGCGGGGCCGCCGCGCGCCCGTTCCGCACGCACATGAACGCCTTCGACCAGGACATGACCCTGCGCATCGCGCTGGAGCTCAACCTCAAGAAGGCCGTCGTCGGCGGCGTCGACCGCGTCTACGAGCTCGGGCGCATCTTCCGCAACGAGGGCGCCGACTCCACCCACAGCCCCGAGTTCACGATGCTCGAGGCCTACCAGGCGTACGGCGACCAGACCTCCATCGCCGCGCTCATGCGCGACCTCTACCTCGCCGTCGCCGACCGGCTCGGCTCCCGGCAGGTGCAGACCCCCGCCGGCACCGTCGACCTCGACGGCGAGTGGCGCTGGCTGCCGGTGTACGACGGCCTGTCCCAGGCCCTCGGCGAGACCGTCACCATCGACACCCCGCTGGAGGACTGGCGCCGCCACGCCGCCGCCCACGACGTCCCGCTCGACCCCGCGTGGGGCGCCGAGAAGGTCGCCCTCGAGCTGCTCGGCGAGCTCGTCGAGCCGACGCTGCTCCAGCCGACGTTCCTGTGCGACTACCCGGCCTCGGCGCAGCCGCTGGCCCGCCCGCACCGCAGCGCCCCCGGCCTCATCGAGGCGTGGGACCTCATCATCGGCGGCGTCGAGCGGGGCACCGGCTTCTCCGAGCTCGTCGACCCGGTCGTGCAGCGCGAGGTCCTCACGGCCCAGTCCCTGCTCGCCGCCGGCGGTGACCCGGAGGCCATGCAGCTCGACGAGGACTTCCTGCGCGCCCTCGAGCTCGGGGCGCCGCCCATGGGTGGGCTGGGCCTGGGGATCGACCGGATGGTCATGCTCTTCACCGGCGCGAACATCCGCGAGACGATCCTCTTCCCCCTGCTCAAGCCGCTGCCGGGCGGGGGCCGCTGA
- a CDS encoding Fpg/Nei family DNA glycosylase — MPEGHTLHRLAQALDAAFAGSRPQATSPQGRFADGAALVDGRRLERATAYGKHLFLDHEGGLTTNVHLGLIGKFSVERYDAPSGPPPVWGAVRLRLLTDTHVADLRGATVCQVVTPEQVAAIVAKLGPDPLRADADPEQAWTRLHRSGRSVAELLMDQSVLAGVGNVYRCEVLFRHRVDPFRPGRQIRPETWRAIWDDLVRLLPLGVAFNQILTMEDQVLEAEELVARDEVPVLVAVHTDSARRVMSGPAGVLAAAVSDESAADLADDSEGAGLDEDDAGATAGFERRYHVYRRAGEPCVVCGSRVRTRIVAGRNLFWCGRCQRRR, encoded by the coding sequence GTGCCCGAAGGCCACACCCTGCACCGGCTGGCGCAGGCCCTCGACGCTGCCTTCGCCGGTTCCCGGCCGCAGGCCACCTCACCCCAGGGACGGTTCGCCGACGGCGCCGCGCTCGTCGACGGGCGCCGGCTGGAGCGGGCGACGGCGTACGGCAAGCACCTCTTCCTCGACCACGAGGGCGGGCTGACGACCAACGTCCACCTCGGGCTCATCGGCAAGTTCTCCGTCGAGCGGTACGACGCCCCGTCCGGCCCGCCGCCGGTGTGGGGTGCGGTGCGGCTGCGGCTGCTCACCGACACCCACGTCGCCGACCTGCGCGGGGCGACGGTGTGCCAGGTCGTCACGCCGGAGCAGGTCGCGGCGATCGTCGCCAAGCTCGGGCCCGACCCGCTGCGCGCCGACGCCGACCCCGAGCAGGCGTGGACCCGCTTGCACCGCTCCGGCCGGTCCGTCGCGGAGCTGCTCATGGACCAGTCGGTCCTCGCCGGCGTCGGCAACGTCTACCGGTGCGAGGTGCTCTTCCGGCACCGCGTCGACCCGTTCCGTCCCGGCCGGCAGATCCGCCCCGAGACCTGGCGCGCGATCTGGGACGACCTCGTGCGGCTGCTGCCGCTCGGCGTCGCCTTCAACCAGATCCTCACCATGGAGGACCAGGTCCTCGAGGCCGAGGAGCTCGTCGCCCGCGACGAGGTGCCGGTGCTCGTCGCCGTCCACACCGACTCGGCCCGACGGGTGATGTCCGGGCCGGCCGGGGTGCTCGCCGCCGCGGTGTCCGACGAGTCGGCCGCCGACCTCGCCGACGACAGCGAGGGCGCCGGCCTCGACGAGGACGACGCCGGCGCGACGGCCGGGTTCGAGCGGCGCTACCACGTCTACCGGCGCGCGGGGGAGCCGTGCGTCGTGTGCGGGTCGCGGGTGCGCACCCGGATCGTGGCCGGCCGCAACCTGTTCTGGTGCGGCCGCTGCCAGCGGCGCCGCTGA
- a CDS encoding histone-like nucleoid-structuring protein Lsr2, which produces MAQRVQVVLEDDVDGGEASETVLFGLDGVNYEIDLNDDNAGKLRDALATWVGHARRSGGARKAAGGRKTSSAGSSPKRTDLSEVREWARSNGYEVSDRGRVSAQVQEAYDKAHG; this is translated from the coding sequence ATGGCTCAGCGTGTGCAGGTCGTCCTCGAGGACGACGTGGACGGGGGCGAGGCCAGCGAGACGGTGCTGTTCGGCCTCGACGGCGTCAACTACGAGATCGACCTCAACGACGACAACGCGGGCAAGCTGCGCGACGCGCTGGCCACCTGGGTCGGGCACGCCCGGCGCAGCGGCGGTGCCCGCAAGGCGGCAGGCGGCCGCAAGACCTCCTCGGCGGGGTCCTCCCCGAAGCGCACCGACCTGTCCGAGGTCCGCGAGTGGGCCCGGTCCAACGGTTACGAGGTCAGCGACCGCGGCCGCGTCTCGGCCCAGGTCCAGGAGGCCTACGACAAGGCCCACGGCTGA
- the ligD gene encoding non-homologous end-joining DNA ligase: MRPMLASPSPRVPRGAQWVHEVKWDGMRALADVSVPAAGGPSRLRLATRTERDVTVAFPELAGLADTFEDMLLDGEVVLLRGGVPSFQALAERFHVTSARRASTLAARAPVTFMVFDLLRLYGVPLLDRTWEERRATLERLELAGPHWQVPPVFDDGELLLDATREQHLEGVVSKRRGSPYRPGVRSEDWLKLPHRTAVSVVVGGWMPEKGSPRLGAVHVGVPGPDGLVYLGRVGSGLAGKVGEALARELAPLTREASPFSGELPREDRVGATWVEPVLVADVEALAVTTQPRLRQPSWRGRRPDLEAGDVDPADVLEGLRRA; this comes from the coding sequence ATGCGCCCGATGCTCGCGAGCCCGTCGCCGCGGGTGCCGCGCGGGGCGCAGTGGGTGCACGAGGTCAAGTGGGACGGGATGCGGGCGCTGGCCGACGTGTCCGTCCCCGCGGCCGGCGGCCCGTCCCGGCTGCGGCTCGCGACCCGGACCGAGCGCGACGTCACCGTCGCCTTCCCCGAGCTGGCCGGGCTCGCCGACACCTTCGAGGACATGCTGCTCGACGGCGAGGTCGTGCTGCTGCGCGGTGGGGTGCCGTCGTTCCAGGCCCTCGCCGAGCGGTTCCACGTCACCAGCGCCCGACGCGCATCGACGCTCGCCGCCCGGGCACCGGTCACCTTCATGGTGTTCGACCTGCTCCGCCTGTACGGCGTCCCGCTGCTCGACCGCACGTGGGAGGAGCGGCGCGCCACCCTCGAGCGGCTCGAGCTGGCCGGGCCGCACTGGCAGGTGCCGCCGGTCTTCGACGACGGCGAGCTGCTGCTGGACGCCACGCGCGAGCAGCACCTCGAGGGCGTCGTGAGCAAGCGGCGCGGGTCGCCGTACCGGCCGGGGGTGCGCAGCGAGGACTGGCTCAAGCTGCCGCACCGCACGGCGGTGTCGGTCGTCGTCGGCGGCTGGATGCCGGAGAAGGGGTCGCCCCGGCTCGGGGCGGTGCACGTCGGCGTGCCCGGTCCGGACGGCCTGGTCTACCTCGGGCGGGTCGGCAGCGGCCTGGCCGGGAAGGTCGGCGAGGCCCTCGCCCGCGAGCTCGCGCCACTGACCCGGGAGGCGTCGCCGTTCAGCGGCGAGCTGCCCCGCGAGGACCGGGTCGGCGCGACCTGGGTGGAGCCGGTGCTCGTCGCCGACGTCGAGGCGCTCGCCGTGACCACCCAGCCGCGGCTGCGCCAGCCGTCGTGGCGGGGGCGGCGGCCCGACCTCGAGGCGGGCGACGTCGACCCGGCCGACGTGCTGGAGGGGCTGCGCCGTGCCTGA
- a CDS encoding lysyl-tRNA synthetase, whose protein sequence is MWDAAFPYIAALFPTVAVTVLFYFLIKNILEGDRSERIAHAQWEREHADEEKKGNPPQKSNE, encoded by the coding sequence ATGTGGGACGCGGCCTTCCCCTACATCGCGGCGCTGTTCCCCACCGTCGCGGTGACGGTCCTCTTCTACTTCCTCATCAAGAACATCCTCGAGGGTGACCGCAGTGAACGCATCGCCCATGCCCAGTGGGAACGCGAGCACGCGGACGAGGAGAAAAAGGGAAATCCCCCGCAGAAGTCGAACGAATAG
- the ligD gene encoding non-homologous end-joining DNA ligase has product MPEAQKVTVEVAGRRLAVSNLDKVLYPATETTKGEVLHYYAQVAPTLLRHLGRRPVTRIRWPHGVEGPSFFEKNLPSGVPSWLPRVTLSSHGRDASAHPDRDSVTYPLVLDLADLTYLVNLASLELHVHQWQVDDDGAPRPPDRLVIDLDPGTGAGLEECARVALWARPLLADMGLTRLVPVTSGSKGMQVYAALPGTHDADDIRALAQALAQEMTAAHPDLVVWKMTKSLRPGKVLLDWSQNTAAKTTVCPYSLRGKAAPYVAAPRTWDEVEQGAAGRRFEQLLMDQVLERVAEHGDLAAELFPGG; this is encoded by the coding sequence GTGCCTGAGGCCCAGAAGGTCACCGTGGAGGTCGCGGGTCGGCGGCTGGCCGTGAGCAACCTCGACAAGGTGCTCTACCCGGCGACGGAGACGACCAAGGGCGAGGTGCTGCACTACTACGCGCAGGTCGCGCCGACGCTGCTGCGCCACCTCGGCCGGCGACCGGTGACCCGGATCCGCTGGCCGCACGGGGTGGAGGGGCCGAGCTTCTTCGAGAAGAACCTGCCGTCGGGGGTGCCGTCGTGGCTGCCCCGGGTGACCCTGTCGAGCCACGGCCGCGACGCGTCCGCGCACCCGGACCGCGACTCCGTCACCTACCCGCTCGTCCTCGACCTCGCGGACCTCACGTACCTGGTCAACCTCGCTTCGCTCGAGCTGCACGTGCACCAGTGGCAGGTCGACGACGACGGCGCGCCACGGCCGCCGGACCGGCTCGTCATCGACCTCGACCCGGGCACGGGCGCCGGGCTGGAGGAGTGCGCGCGGGTCGCCCTGTGGGCGCGGCCGCTGCTGGCCGACATGGGTCTGACCCGGCTCGTCCCGGTCACCAGCGGCAGCAAGGGGATGCAGGTGTACGCCGCCCTGCCCGGCACCCACGACGCGGACGACATCCGGGCGCTGGCCCAGGCCCTCGCCCAGGAGATGACGGCCGCGCACCCCGATCTCGTCGTGTGGAAGATGACGAAGTCGCTGCGCCCGGGCAAGGTCCTGCTCGACTGGAGCCAGAACACCGCCGCGAAGACGACGGTCTGCCCCTACTCGCTGCGGGGGAAGGCGGCGCCGTACGTCGCCGCGCCCCGCACCTGGGACGAGGTGGAGCAGGGCGCGGCCGGCCGGCGGTTCGAGCAGCTGCTCATGGACCAGGTGCTGGAGCGGGTGGCGGAGCACGGCGATCTCGCGGCCGAGCTCTTTCCGGGCGGATAG
- the nadC gene encoding carboxylating nicotinate-nucleotide diphosphorylase, whose protein sequence is MSDLALPAADAADLVARALLEDLGPRHLDVTTLATIPAEQERTAHVVARADGVVAGLDVVALVLDQVAALLGLPAPAVETLVADGDRVTRGTVLARVTGRTRVVLVAERTLLNVLSRLSGVATHTRRWADVLEGTGALVLDTRKTTPGMRHLEKYAVRAGGGTNKRMGLYDVAMVKDNHKVAAGGVREAYDAVRAAYPDVEVQVEVTTVAEALEAYDAGARFVMADNMPVDLLRETVAALRERAAGERVEVEATGGLTLEVARDYALTGVDYLSVGGLTHSSPILDIALDLTPEAQP, encoded by the coding sequence ATGAGCGACCTCGCCCTCCCCGCCGCCGACGCCGCCGACCTCGTGGCCCGCGCCCTGCTCGAGGACCTCGGCCCGCGGCACCTCGACGTGACGACGCTCGCGACGATCCCGGCCGAGCAGGAGCGCACGGCCCACGTCGTCGCCCGGGCCGACGGTGTCGTGGCCGGCCTCGACGTCGTCGCCCTCGTGCTCGACCAGGTGGCGGCGCTGCTCGGCCTGCCCGCCCCGGCCGTCGAGACGCTCGTCGCCGACGGCGACCGGGTCACCCGGGGGACGGTCCTCGCGCGAGTCACCGGCCGCACGCGGGTCGTCCTCGTCGCCGAGCGGACCCTGCTCAACGTGCTCTCGCGGCTGTCCGGGGTGGCGACGCACACCCGCCGCTGGGCCGACGTCCTCGAGGGCACCGGTGCGCTCGTCCTCGACACCCGCAAGACGACGCCCGGGATGCGCCACCTGGAGAAGTACGCCGTCCGCGCGGGCGGCGGCACGAACAAGCGGATGGGCCTGTACGACGTCGCGATGGTCAAGGACAACCACAAGGTCGCCGCCGGCGGCGTGCGGGAGGCGTACGACGCCGTCCGCGCGGCCTACCCCGACGTCGAGGTCCAGGTCGAGGTGACAACGGTGGCCGAGGCGCTGGAGGCCTACGACGCGGGCGCGCGGTTCGTCATGGCCGACAACATGCCGGTCGACCTGCTGCGCGAGACCGTCGCCGCGCTGCGCGAGCGGGCCGCGGGCGAGCGGGTCGAGGTGGAGGCGACCGGCGGCCTGACCCTCGAGGTGGCCCGCGACTACGCGCTGACCGGGGTCGACTACCTCAGCGTCGGCGGCCTCACCCACTCCTCGCCGATCCTCGACATCGCCCTGGACCTCACGCCGGAGGCTCAGCCGTGA